The sequence below is a genomic window from Sorangiineae bacterium MSr12523.
CGTAAGCCGGGCGATGTTGCACGCCTTCGCGGGGCCCGAGTAAAAGCGCTTGTCGCGCAGATCAGCCAGCGCGAAGCGGCTGCCGTCGCTCGTCAACGTGGCGACGTTCACGCCGAATGGGCTCACGATATCCATGCGCAGCCGAGCGGGCACGGCGACCATCATCAGAAGGTCCGCGCGGATCCGTTTCACCGGCCCCTGCTTGCCGAAGTGATCGATCTTCGCCTTGGCCTGCACCGCCACGCACGAATCGGTCGTGGCGTGCATCCGCGCCACGGCGGCGTCCGCGTTGGGCAACTGCGAAGCGGGCGGCGGGGCGCTCGCACAACCGAACGAGGCCAGCGCGAGCGAAGCCAACGAAGCCAGCGGAAATGACGCGGGAACCAAGGGGAGGCGCGGGGTCATGAGCTGCCGGCACCGTACCACGCCGGAGGTCCGTCGCTCGCGACGGCCGACTTTCGACGCAGCGGGAGTGCTAAGAAGAGCGGGAACCGATGATCTCGCCGCTCGATGAAACATGGCGTTCTCTGCTCGATGACGTGGCCCGCGAACGAAAATGGCCCACCTCGTCCGACGTAAAGCGGCTTGCCTCCAATGTCCGCGCCCTCTCGTCGGCGTACAACGATGGCGCCCAGGCCCCCGCCGCCCGCGCCCGCAGCGCAGATGCCCTTGGTGCGAGGCTCCTCTTTTCCTTCCCGCGGGACGTCCCCAAAGGCGCGGCCGCCGTGCGCGAGCTCCTCTCCGCCGGGCTTCTCCGCATTCCCGCCGACCGGCCGCTGCGCATCCTCGACGTGGGCGCAGGCCTCGGCGCCATGACGTGGGGCATCGTGCGGGCGCTGGCCGGCGCCGGCCAAAGCGGCGCCGTCGAAGCCTTCCTCGTCGACGAAGACCCTACGGCCATCGAACTCGCCGCGCGCATTTTCAAGCGGCGCGCCGGGGAAGGGAACGTGCGCATCACCGCGCGCTGTACCTCCGGAACCGTGGACGATGCCGCCGCCCGCACCGACGCCACCTTCGACCTCGTCATCGCCGGGCAGCTCTTGAGCGAGCTGCATCGCGATCGCCCCGATCCGGAGCGCGTCACCCGCCACGTCGAGCTCGTCCTCTCGCTTCTGAAGCGTGTGCGTGAGCACGGCGCCCTGGTCATCGTGGAGCCCGCCCTTCGCCCGCGCACGCGGCATCTGCACGCCGTGCGCGATGCCCTGATCACGCCGCCCCGCCCGGGGGTCACTTTGTTTGCGCCGTGCCTGCACGCCTCGGCGTGCCCCATGCTCACCAACCCCGGCGACTGGTGCCACGAGGACCTTCCCGTGAACCTCCCGGCATGGCTCGTCGACGTCGCCCGCGGGGCCGGCCTGCGCTGGGAGGGGCTTACCTACAGCTACCTCATCTTGCGCCGCGATGAGGCCCAGCTCGCTGGAAGCCTCGTCCCCGCCCAACCCGACGGAATGCGCCTCCGCGTCGTGTCCGACCTCATCGTCACCAAGGGCAAATGCGAGGTCTTTTTGTGCAGTGAAGCGGGGTCTCTCGTCCGTCCAGCCCGCCTCGATCGCGCCCACTCGGAGACGAACGCGAGCTTTCGTTCACTGGTTCGTGGCGATCTCGTCACCATTCAACCCTTCAGTGAGCGGCGCATCGAACGCGAAACCTCTGTAAAGAGATGCTCATCATGATGCGCGGCCTCTACGGGATGTTGGATCTGGGAACCTTGGATGCGCAGCGAGTCGCCCCCGTCGACTTCGCGAAGCAAATCCTCGCCGTGCGGCCCGCGGCGTTGCAGCTTCGCGCCAAGGACTTCCCGCCCCGGGAGATGCTCGCGCTCCTGCGCCTTCTCTTGCCGCTCTGTCGCCGCGCCGGCGTGCCGCTCGTTTGCAATGACCGCGCGGACCTCGCGGTCCTTGCCGGTTGCGACATGGTGCACCTCGGGCAAGACGACGCGCCCATCGACTTCGTCCGCCGCATCTCGCCCGGTCTGCGCGTCGGGCTGTCGACGCACAACCTCGAGCAGCTCGCACGCGCCCTCGAATCGCGTCCCGCGTACGTCGCCTACGGGCCCGTCTTCCCCACGAGCACCAAGCGCAACCCGGACGACGTCGTGGGCATCGAGGGCCTGCGCGCGGCCTCTG
It includes:
- a CDS encoding small ribosomal subunit Rsm22 family protein — its product is MISPLDETWRSLLDDVARERKWPTSSDVKRLASNVRALSSAYNDGAQAPAARARSADALGARLLFSFPRDVPKGAAAVRELLSAGLLRIPADRPLRILDVGAGLGAMTWGIVRALAGAGQSGAVEAFLVDEDPTAIELAARIFKRRAGEGNVRITARCTSGTVDDAAARTDATFDLVIAGQLLSELHRDRPDPERVTRHVELVLSLLKRVREHGALVIVEPALRPRTRHLHAVRDALITPPRPGVTLFAPCLHASACPMLTNPGDWCHEDLPVNLPAWLVDVARGAGLRWEGLTYSYLILRRDEAQLAGSLVPAQPDGMRLRVVSDLIVTKGKCEVFLCSEAGSLVRPARLDRAHSETNASFRSLVRGDLVTIQPFSERRIERETSVKRCSS
- a CDS encoding thiamine phosphate synthase, with the protein product MMRGLYGMLDLGTLDAQRVAPVDFAKQILAVRPAALQLRAKDFPPREMLALLRLLLPLCRRAGVPLVCNDRADLAVLAGCDMVHLGQDDAPIDFVRRISPGLRVGLSTHNLEQLARALESRPAYVAYGPVFPTSTKRNPDDVVGIEGLRAASALARSHGTPLVAIGGITLERAPLIAPWADSAAVIAGLFDDVRTPREMAVAFHAALGGCAAEPATAGV